The Nitrospirota bacterium genome includes a window with the following:
- a CDS encoding CopG family transcriptional regulator, which produces MENTKHRTQISLEDWQYQILLEISRKTKKSLSWIIREMITDKFSKLASKGADDPVFDLIGIGKGDGSPVAREHDKYLYGKKK; this is translated from the coding sequence ATGGAAAACACAAAGCATAGAACACAGATATCCCTTGAAGACTGGCAGTACCAAATTCTTCTTGAAATATCAAGAAAAACAAAAAAGAGTCTCTCATGGATTATCAGAGAAATGATAACTGATAAATTCTCAAAACTTGCATCTAAAGGAGCAGATGACCCTGTATTTGATTTAATTGGTATCGGCAAGGGAGACGGTTCACCAGTGGCACGAGAGCATGAT